In Chaetodon trifascialis isolate fChaTrf1 chromosome 6, fChaTrf1.hap1, whole genome shotgun sequence, one DNA window encodes the following:
- the ankle2 gene encoding ankyrin repeat and LEM domain-containing protein 2 isoform X1: MEAVLSRLRGLSADELREEFARANVKCGPITATTRATFERKLARVLAGPESSTETDSSSSAGISSSAASVVDHAKPVSCVTSAVTPATAATSSKPTETDGEELDFGYGMGLNPPEEEEISVKTTSESSAEGSNSQCKTETPSKPAQVSPTFYYGVCPLWDDVLSRNERAHVYTDKKDALQAVKMMKGARFKAFPNREDAEKFAKGICDYFPSPSKSTPCVSPVKPGLVTSKDNMEVDTINRERANSFKSPRTQDLTAKLRKAVEKGDEVAFSELVLNNPRYLIGSGDNPTIVQEGCRYNVMHVAAKENQAGIAQLLLDTLENPEFMRLMYPDDQEAMLQKRIRYIVDLYLNTPDKAGFETPLHFACKFGCPDVVNVLCSHPYIDKNCKNKDGQKPCDLICSRRNKTQEVKQKIIEYLEDRCYVPLLRATDNTSQPVIGELWSPESSESLSLIQRHTRSPMDPVMTVTAFAGPLSPSKADDFRRSWKTPPRDRAELFHHILKSDPDRGAERVGRDLAHGMGHPWSEYWDFLDSFVDLSSTEGLRKLEDYLSKRDFSLLAHEEAGENETSNRFKTPSPGKPKKFCNSISVGAFLDEGDDISLEEMKNRQNKLTKDGLKGAVGGREFHILPIALHHRGSDLIETAAEQDLLCCCNDGLLSPGIVCKNGVCSSSRDRTHNGDKVTARTSPSSSCPLSPISNLMVEFERMSLQEPLDTPTSCRERRSSGGSRHREARDSYSSPSATDLSSGLNRLSLGHSSQDGENAEGPGWRTEGGGTEERRSSGSSEEYFEAEENLEVLGRTRGSVSGGRNICARSKSWDHGGRDLSSSGSSGSSYKSLDNSNEFLPRTPPHIRRGLFIDGDSPTKLDREVFSAIEGIELDAQKYPSIQKWKSTMKSYSASDMQSWPSPAVVKPRLRMQHQTPGSPVSSLMSPTGRFSPARHAASPDFSPANASYIQRIRLKHLNEPPI; encoded by the exons ATGGAGGCGGTTCTGAGCAGGCTGAGGGGGCTAAGTGCTGATGAACTGCGTGAGGAGTTTGCTCGAGCAAACGTCAAGTGCGGCCCTATCACAGCTACCACCCGAGCCACCTTTGAGAGGAAGTTAGCCCGAGTCCTGGCCGGGCCAGAGAGCAGCAccgagacagacagcagctcttcagcagGCATTTCGAGCAGTGCAGCCTCCGTTGTTGATCATGCCAAACCTGTGTCATGTGTCACCTCGGCAGTTACACCCGCCACTGCTGCAACAAGCAGCAAACCCACTGAGACTGATGGTGAAGAGTTGGACTTTGGCTACGGTATGGGTCTCAACCctcctgaggaagaggaaatctCAGTAAAGACGACTTCAGAGAGCTCTGCTGAAGGCAGTAACTCTCAGTGCAAAACAGAAACCCCTTCAAAACCAGCACAAGTGTCTCCAACCTTTTATTATGGAGTATGTCCACTGTGGGATGATGTTTTGTCTAGAAATG AGCGAGCACATGTGTACACAGATAAGAAAGATGCCCTTCAGGCTGTAAAGATGATGAAGGGAGCCCGCTTCAAAGCCTTTCCCAATCGTGAGGATGCTGAAAAGTTTGCTAAGGGGATCTGTGACTATTTCCCCTCTCCCAGCAAATCTAcaccctgtgtgtctcctgtcaAACCGGGCCTGGTCACTAGTAAAG ACAACATGGAGGTTGATACCATCAACCGGGAGCGGGCCAACAGTTTCAAGAGCCCACGCACCCAGGACCTGACAGCCAAACTGAGGAAAGCTGTGGAGAAGGGCGATGAGGTTGCCTTCAGCGAACTGGTGTTGAACAACCCACGCTATCTCATTGGCTCAGGGGATAATCCCACTATTGTCCAG GAGGGCTGCCGGTACAACGTAATGCATGTGGCAGCCAAGGAAAACCAGGCAGGAATCgcccagctgctgctggacaccTTGGAAAACCCAGAGTTCATGCGCCTCATGTACCCAGACGACCAGGAAGCTATGCTGCAGAAACGTATCCGCTACATTGTAGATCTTTACCTCAACACACCAGATAAGGCT GGCTTTGAAACACCACTCCACTTTGCCTGTAAGTTTGGGTGCCCAGACGTGGTCAATGTCCTGTGCTCACATCCTTACATCGATAAGAACTGCAAGAACAAGGATGGCCAGAAGCCTTGTGAT CTTATTTGTAGCAGAAGAAATAAAACCCAGGAAGTGAAACAGAAGATAATTGAATATTTGGAGg ACCGCTGCTATGTCCCTTTGCTGAGGGCAACCGACAACACCTCTCAGCCCGTCATTGGTGAGCTGTGGTCACCCGAGTCCTCAGAAAGCCTCTCGCTGATCCAGCGGCACACAAGAAGCCCGATGGATCCGGTGATGACTGTCACAGCCTTTGCCGGCCCGCTGAGTCCTTCTAAA GCAGATGATTTTCGGCGGTCCTGGAAGACACCGCCCAGAGACCGGGCGGAGCTTTTCCACCACATTCTTAAGTCGGATCCGGACCGCGGAGCAGAGAGAGTGGGCAG agacctgGCTCATGGGATGGGACACCCATGGTCTGAGTACTGGGACTTTCTGGATAGTTTTGTGGATCTGTCATCGACTGAGGGGCTGCGCAAGCTGGAAGATTACCTTAGCAAGAGGGATTTCAGCCTACTGGCTCATGAAGAGGCTGGGGAGAATGAGACCAGCAACAGGTTCAAAACCCCCTCTCCAG GAAAGCCCAAAAAGTTCTGCAACTCCATCTCTGTTGGTGCCTTCCTGGATGAGGGAGATGACATCAGCCTCGAGGAGATGAAGAATCGGCAGAACAAGCTCACCAAGGACGGCCTGAAGGGAGCAGTGGGGGGGCGTGAATTCCACATCCTGCCCATCGCGCTGCATCACCGCGGGTCCGACCTGATCGAGACCGCGGCCGAGCAGgacctgctgtgctgctgcaacgACGGCCTCCTGTCGCCCGGCATCGTCTGCAAAAATGGGGTGTGCTCCTCCTCCAGAGATAGGACTCACAATGGAGACAAGGTGACCGCTCGCAcctccccgtcctcctcctgcccGCTCTCGCCCATCTCCAACCTCATGGTGGAGTTTGAGCGAATGTCGCTGCAAGAGCCACTGGATACCCCCACCAGctgcagggagagaagaagCAGTGGCGGGAGCCGGCACAGGGAGGCCCGGGACTCCTACAGTTCCCCCTCAGCCACAGACCTGAGCTCTGGGCTGAACCGCCTGTCTCTTGGTCACAGCAGTCAGGACGGCGAGAACGCGGAGGGGCCAGGCTggagaacagagggaggagggacagaggagaggcgCAGCAGTGGGAGCTCAGAGGAGTACTTTGAAGCAGAGGAGAATCTGGAGGTGCTGGGCAGGACTAGGGGGTCAGTATCAGGGGGTCGCAACATCTGTGCTAGGTCCAAGTCATGGGACCATGGCGGAAGGGACCTGAGCAGCTCGGGGTCCTCTGGGTCCTCCTATAAGTCCTTAGATAACTCCAATGAGTTCCTACCCAGGACCCCACCGCACATCAGAAGAGGACTTTTCATTGACGG GGATTCACCAACCAAGTTGGACAGAGAGGTCTTCTCGGCAATAGAAGGCATAGAACTCGACGCCCAGAAGTATCCCAGCATTCAGAAGTGGAAGAGCACAATGAAGTCGTACTCTGCGTCAGACATGCAGAG CTGGCCCAGCCCTGCGGTGGTTAAACCACGACTCAGGATGCAGCATCAGACTCCCGGCTCTCCGGTCAGCAGCCTGATGTCTCCCACGGGTCGCTTCAGCCCGGCCCGGCACGCCGCCTCGCCGGACTTCAGCCCTGCCAATGCTAGCTACATCCAGCGCATCCGCCTCAAGCACTTGAACGAGCCACCAATCTAA
- the ankle2 gene encoding ankyrin repeat and LEM domain-containing protein 2 isoform X2: MEAVLSRLRGLSADELREEFARANVKCGPITATTRATFERKLARVLAGPESSTETDSSSSAGISSSAASVVDHAKPVSCVTSAVTPATAATSSKPTETDGEELDFGYGMGLNPPEEEEISVKTTSESSAEGSNSQCKTETPSKPAQVSPTFYYGVCPLWDDVLSRNERAHVYTDKKDALQAVKMMKGARFKAFPNREDAEKFAKGICDYFPSPSKSTPCVSPVKPGLVTSKDNMEVDTINRERANSFKSPRTQDLTAKLRKAVEKGDEVAFSELVLNNPRYLIGSGDNPTIVQEGCRYNVMHVAAKENQAGIAQLLLDTLENPEFMRLMYPDDQEAMLQKRIRYIVDLYLNTPDKAGFETPLHFACKFGCPDVVNVLCSHPYIDKNCKNKDGQKPCDLICSRRNKTQEVKQKIIEYLEDRCYVPLLRATDNTSQPVIGELWSPESSESLSLIQRHTRSPMDPVMTVTAFAGPLSPSKANDFRRSWKTPPRDRAELFHHILKSDPDRGAERVGRDLAHGMGHPWSEYWDFLDSFVDLSSTEGLRKLEDYLSKRDFSLLAHEEAGENETSNRFKTPSPGKPKKFCNSISVGAFLDEGDDISLEEMKNRQNKLTKDGLKGAVGGREFHILPIALHHRGSDLIETAAEQDLLCCCNDGLLSPGIVCKNGVCSSSRDRTHNGDKVTARTSPSSSCPLSPISNLMVEFERMSLQEPLDTPTSCRERRSSGGSRHREARDSYSSPSATDLSSGLNRLSLGHSSQDGENAEGPGWRTEGGGTEERRSSGSSEEYFEAEENLEVLGRTRGSVSGGRNICARSKSWDHGGRDLSSSGSSGSSYKSLDNSNEFLPRTPPHIRRGLFIDGDSPTKLDREVFSAIEGIELDAQKYPSIQKWKSTMKSYSASDMQSWPSPAVVKPRLRMQHQTPGSPVSSLMSPTGRFSPARHAASPDFSPANASYIQRIRLKHLNEPPI; the protein is encoded by the exons ATGGAGGCGGTTCTGAGCAGGCTGAGGGGGCTAAGTGCTGATGAACTGCGTGAGGAGTTTGCTCGAGCAAACGTCAAGTGCGGCCCTATCACAGCTACCACCCGAGCCACCTTTGAGAGGAAGTTAGCCCGAGTCCTGGCCGGGCCAGAGAGCAGCAccgagacagacagcagctcttcagcagGCATTTCGAGCAGTGCAGCCTCCGTTGTTGATCATGCCAAACCTGTGTCATGTGTCACCTCGGCAGTTACACCCGCCACTGCTGCAACAAGCAGCAAACCCACTGAGACTGATGGTGAAGAGTTGGACTTTGGCTACGGTATGGGTCTCAACCctcctgaggaagaggaaatctCAGTAAAGACGACTTCAGAGAGCTCTGCTGAAGGCAGTAACTCTCAGTGCAAAACAGAAACCCCTTCAAAACCAGCACAAGTGTCTCCAACCTTTTATTATGGAGTATGTCCACTGTGGGATGATGTTTTGTCTAGAAATG AGCGAGCACATGTGTACACAGATAAGAAAGATGCCCTTCAGGCTGTAAAGATGATGAAGGGAGCCCGCTTCAAAGCCTTTCCCAATCGTGAGGATGCTGAAAAGTTTGCTAAGGGGATCTGTGACTATTTCCCCTCTCCCAGCAAATCTAcaccctgtgtgtctcctgtcaAACCGGGCCTGGTCACTAGTAAAG ACAACATGGAGGTTGATACCATCAACCGGGAGCGGGCCAACAGTTTCAAGAGCCCACGCACCCAGGACCTGACAGCCAAACTGAGGAAAGCTGTGGAGAAGGGCGATGAGGTTGCCTTCAGCGAACTGGTGTTGAACAACCCACGCTATCTCATTGGCTCAGGGGATAATCCCACTATTGTCCAG GAGGGCTGCCGGTACAACGTAATGCATGTGGCAGCCAAGGAAAACCAGGCAGGAATCgcccagctgctgctggacaccTTGGAAAACCCAGAGTTCATGCGCCTCATGTACCCAGACGACCAGGAAGCTATGCTGCAGAAACGTATCCGCTACATTGTAGATCTTTACCTCAACACACCAGATAAGGCT GGCTTTGAAACACCACTCCACTTTGCCTGTAAGTTTGGGTGCCCAGACGTGGTCAATGTCCTGTGCTCACATCCTTACATCGATAAGAACTGCAAGAACAAGGATGGCCAGAAGCCTTGTGAT CTTATTTGTAGCAGAAGAAATAAAACCCAGGAAGTGAAACAGAAGATAATTGAATATTTGGAGg ACCGCTGCTATGTCCCTTTGCTGAGGGCAACCGACAACACCTCTCAGCCCGTCATTGGTGAGCTGTGGTCACCCGAGTCCTCAGAAAGCCTCTCGCTGATCCAGCGGCACACAAGAAGCCCGATGGATCCGGTGATGACTGTCACAGCCTTTGCCGGCCCGCTGAGTCCTTCTAAAGCAA ATGATTTTCGGCGGTCCTGGAAGACACCGCCCAGAGACCGGGCGGAGCTTTTCCACCACATTCTTAAGTCGGATCCGGACCGCGGAGCAGAGAGAGTGGGCAG agacctgGCTCATGGGATGGGACACCCATGGTCTGAGTACTGGGACTTTCTGGATAGTTTTGTGGATCTGTCATCGACTGAGGGGCTGCGCAAGCTGGAAGATTACCTTAGCAAGAGGGATTTCAGCCTACTGGCTCATGAAGAGGCTGGGGAGAATGAGACCAGCAACAGGTTCAAAACCCCCTCTCCAG GAAAGCCCAAAAAGTTCTGCAACTCCATCTCTGTTGGTGCCTTCCTGGATGAGGGAGATGACATCAGCCTCGAGGAGATGAAGAATCGGCAGAACAAGCTCACCAAGGACGGCCTGAAGGGAGCAGTGGGGGGGCGTGAATTCCACATCCTGCCCATCGCGCTGCATCACCGCGGGTCCGACCTGATCGAGACCGCGGCCGAGCAGgacctgctgtgctgctgcaacgACGGCCTCCTGTCGCCCGGCATCGTCTGCAAAAATGGGGTGTGCTCCTCCTCCAGAGATAGGACTCACAATGGAGACAAGGTGACCGCTCGCAcctccccgtcctcctcctgcccGCTCTCGCCCATCTCCAACCTCATGGTGGAGTTTGAGCGAATGTCGCTGCAAGAGCCACTGGATACCCCCACCAGctgcagggagagaagaagCAGTGGCGGGAGCCGGCACAGGGAGGCCCGGGACTCCTACAGTTCCCCCTCAGCCACAGACCTGAGCTCTGGGCTGAACCGCCTGTCTCTTGGTCACAGCAGTCAGGACGGCGAGAACGCGGAGGGGCCAGGCTggagaacagagggaggagggacagaggagaggcgCAGCAGTGGGAGCTCAGAGGAGTACTTTGAAGCAGAGGAGAATCTGGAGGTGCTGGGCAGGACTAGGGGGTCAGTATCAGGGGGTCGCAACATCTGTGCTAGGTCCAAGTCATGGGACCATGGCGGAAGGGACCTGAGCAGCTCGGGGTCCTCTGGGTCCTCCTATAAGTCCTTAGATAACTCCAATGAGTTCCTACCCAGGACCCCACCGCACATCAGAAGAGGACTTTTCATTGACGG GGATTCACCAACCAAGTTGGACAGAGAGGTCTTCTCGGCAATAGAAGGCATAGAACTCGACGCCCAGAAGTATCCCAGCATTCAGAAGTGGAAGAGCACAATGAAGTCGTACTCTGCGTCAGACATGCAGAG CTGGCCCAGCCCTGCGGTGGTTAAACCACGACTCAGGATGCAGCATCAGACTCCCGGCTCTCCGGTCAGCAGCCTGATGTCTCCCACGGGTCGCTTCAGCCCGGCCCGGCACGCCGCCTCGCCGGACTTCAGCCCTGCCAATGCTAGCTACATCCAGCGCATCCGCCTCAAGCACTTGAACGAGCCACCAATCTAA
- the pgam5 gene encoding serine/threonine-protein phosphatase PGAM5, mitochondrial isoform X3: protein MSYRKTLKLICGFAGGSAVLVLAGVAADSRGYFGEPRGNATSRWPGFTVLQAAQPAWTPASHTPTPTGHSWDSNWDKRDPSALSNGKKKEAVTEDPSSEQDNGKPKATRNILLIRHSQYNLSGNSDKERILTPLGREQAELTGKRLAALGLKYDVLIHSSMARATETAHIISKHLPGVELLSCDLLREGAPIEPVPPVTHWKPDAVQYHEDGARIEAAFRRYIHRADPKQKEDSYEIIVCHANVIRYFVCRALQFPPEGWLRMGLNNGSITWLTIRPSGRVALRTLGDAGFMPPDKLTRT from the exons ATGTCGTACAGGAAAACTTTAAAACTTATTTGTGGGTTCGCGGGAGGCTCTGCCGTCCTGGTGTTAGCGGGTGTCGCTGCTGACTCCCGCGGATACTTCGGTGAGCCGCGTGGAAATGCGACCAGTCGGTGGCCAGGGTTCACCGTCCTTCAAGCTGCGCAGCCGGCGTGGACACCTGCCAGCCACACACCAACCCCGACTGGACACTCCTGGGACTCCAACTGGGATAA GAGGGACCCATCTGCACTCTCCAATGGGAAGAAGAAGGAAGCTGTAACTGAAGACCCCAGCTCCGAGCAGGACAACGGCAAACCAAAAGCCACACGCAacatcctcctcatcagacaCTCCCAGTACAACCTTAGTGGAAACAGCGACAAGGAGAGGATCCTCACTCCTTTAG GTCGTGAGCAGGCGGAGTTGACGGGCAAGCGGTTGGCAGCATTGGGACTGAAGTATGATGTTCTGATCCACTCCAGCATGGCCAGGGCTACAGAGACCGCACATATCATCAGCAAACACCTCCCAG GAGTGGAGCTCTTGAGCTGCGATCTGCTGAGAGAGGGTGCACCCATCGAGCCGGTCCCACCTGTCACTCACTGGAAGCCCGACGCTGTG CAGTACCACGAAGACGGAGCGCGCATTGAGGCAGCCTTCCGCCGCTACATCCACCGGGCTGACCCCAAGCAGAAGGAGGACAGCTACGAGATCATCGTGTGTCATGCCAATGTCATCCGTTATTTTGTCTGCAG GGCTCTGCAGTTTCCCCCAGAGGGCTGGTTACGTATGGGCTTGAACAACGGCAGCATCACGTGGCTCACCATCCGCCCGAGCGGCAGGGTGGCTCTCAGAACTCTTGGAGACGCAGGATTCATGCCCCCGGACAAGCTAACGCGGACCTGA
- the pgam5 gene encoding serine/threonine-protein phosphatase PGAM5, mitochondrial isoform X1, which yields MSYRKTLKLICGFAGGSAVLVLAGVAADSRGYFGEPRGNATSRWPGFTVLQAAQPAWTPASHTPTPTGHSWDSNWDKRDPSALSNGKKKEAVTEDPSSEQDNGKPKATRNILLIRHSQYNLSGNSDKERILTPLGREQAELTGKRLAALGLKYDVLIHSSMARATETAHIISKHLPGPGVELLSCDLLREGAPIEPVPPVTHWKPDAVQYHEDGARIEAAFRRYIHRADPKQKEDSYEIIVCHANVIRYFVCRALQFPPEGWLRMGLNNGSITWLTIRPSGRVALRTLGDAGFMPPDKLTRT from the exons ATGTCGTACAGGAAAACTTTAAAACTTATTTGTGGGTTCGCGGGAGGCTCTGCCGTCCTGGTGTTAGCGGGTGTCGCTGCTGACTCCCGCGGATACTTCGGTGAGCCGCGTGGAAATGCGACCAGTCGGTGGCCAGGGTTCACCGTCCTTCAAGCTGCGCAGCCGGCGTGGACACCTGCCAGCCACACACCAACCCCGACTGGACACTCCTGGGACTCCAACTGGGATAA GAGGGACCCATCTGCACTCTCCAATGGGAAGAAGAAGGAAGCTGTAACTGAAGACCCCAGCTCCGAGCAGGACAACGGCAAACCAAAAGCCACACGCAacatcctcctcatcagacaCTCCCAGTACAACCTTAGTGGAAACAGCGACAAGGAGAGGATCCTCACTCCTTTAG GTCGTGAGCAGGCGGAGTTGACGGGCAAGCGGTTGGCAGCATTGGGACTGAAGTATGATGTTCTGATCCACTCCAGCATGGCCAGGGCTACAGAGACCGCACATATCATCAGCAAACACCTCCCAGGT CCAGGAGTGGAGCTCTTGAGCTGCGATCTGCTGAGAGAGGGTGCACCCATCGAGCCGGTCCCACCTGTCACTCACTGGAAGCCCGACGCTGTG CAGTACCACGAAGACGGAGCGCGCATTGAGGCAGCCTTCCGCCGCTACATCCACCGGGCTGACCCCAAGCAGAAGGAGGACAGCTACGAGATCATCGTGTGTCATGCCAATGTCATCCGTTATTTTGTCTGCAG GGCTCTGCAGTTTCCCCCAGAGGGCTGGTTACGTATGGGCTTGAACAACGGCAGCATCACGTGGCTCACCATCCGCCCGAGCGGCAGGGTGGCTCTCAGAACTCTTGGAGACGCAGGATTCATGCCCCCGGACAAGCTAACGCGGACCTGA
- the pgam5 gene encoding serine/threonine-protein phosphatase PGAM5, mitochondrial isoform X4: MSYRKTLKLICGFAGGSAVLVLAGVAADSRGYFGEPRGNATSRWPGFTVLQAAQPAWTPASHTPTPTGHSWDSNWDKRDPSALSNGKKKEAVTEDPSSEQDNGKPKATRNILLIRHSQYNLSGNSDKERILTPLGREQAELTGKRLAALGLKYDVLIHSSMARATETAHIISKHLPGVELLSCDLLREGAPIEPVPPVTHWKPDAVYHEDGARIEAAFRRYIHRADPKQKEDSYEIIVCHANVIRYFVCRALQFPPEGWLRMGLNNGSITWLTIRPSGRVALRTLGDAGFMPPDKLTRT, translated from the exons ATGTCGTACAGGAAAACTTTAAAACTTATTTGTGGGTTCGCGGGAGGCTCTGCCGTCCTGGTGTTAGCGGGTGTCGCTGCTGACTCCCGCGGATACTTCGGTGAGCCGCGTGGAAATGCGACCAGTCGGTGGCCAGGGTTCACCGTCCTTCAAGCTGCGCAGCCGGCGTGGACACCTGCCAGCCACACACCAACCCCGACTGGACACTCCTGGGACTCCAACTGGGATAA GAGGGACCCATCTGCACTCTCCAATGGGAAGAAGAAGGAAGCTGTAACTGAAGACCCCAGCTCCGAGCAGGACAACGGCAAACCAAAAGCCACACGCAacatcctcctcatcagacaCTCCCAGTACAACCTTAGTGGAAACAGCGACAAGGAGAGGATCCTCACTCCTTTAG GTCGTGAGCAGGCGGAGTTGACGGGCAAGCGGTTGGCAGCATTGGGACTGAAGTATGATGTTCTGATCCACTCCAGCATGGCCAGGGCTACAGAGACCGCACATATCATCAGCAAACACCTCCCAG GAGTGGAGCTCTTGAGCTGCGATCTGCTGAGAGAGGGTGCACCCATCGAGCCGGTCCCACCTGTCACTCACTGGAAGCCCGACGCTGTG TACCACGAAGACGGAGCGCGCATTGAGGCAGCCTTCCGCCGCTACATCCACCGGGCTGACCCCAAGCAGAAGGAGGACAGCTACGAGATCATCGTGTGTCATGCCAATGTCATCCGTTATTTTGTCTGCAG GGCTCTGCAGTTTCCCCCAGAGGGCTGGTTACGTATGGGCTTGAACAACGGCAGCATCACGTGGCTCACCATCCGCCCGAGCGGCAGGGTGGCTCTCAGAACTCTTGGAGACGCAGGATTCATGCCCCCGGACAAGCTAACGCGGACCTGA
- the pgam5 gene encoding serine/threonine-protein phosphatase PGAM5, mitochondrial isoform X2, with the protein MSYRKTLKLICGFAGGSAVLVLAGVAADSRGYFGEPRGNATSRWPGFTVLQAAQPAWTPASHTPTPTGHSWDSNWDKRDPSALSNGKKKEAVTEDPSSEQDNGKPKATRNILLIRHSQYNLSGNSDKERILTPLGREQAELTGKRLAALGLKYDVLIHSSMARATETAHIISKHLPGPGVELLSCDLLREGAPIEPVPPVTHWKPDAVYHEDGARIEAAFRRYIHRADPKQKEDSYEIIVCHANVIRYFVCRALQFPPEGWLRMGLNNGSITWLTIRPSGRVALRTLGDAGFMPPDKLTRT; encoded by the exons ATGTCGTACAGGAAAACTTTAAAACTTATTTGTGGGTTCGCGGGAGGCTCTGCCGTCCTGGTGTTAGCGGGTGTCGCTGCTGACTCCCGCGGATACTTCGGTGAGCCGCGTGGAAATGCGACCAGTCGGTGGCCAGGGTTCACCGTCCTTCAAGCTGCGCAGCCGGCGTGGACACCTGCCAGCCACACACCAACCCCGACTGGACACTCCTGGGACTCCAACTGGGATAA GAGGGACCCATCTGCACTCTCCAATGGGAAGAAGAAGGAAGCTGTAACTGAAGACCCCAGCTCCGAGCAGGACAACGGCAAACCAAAAGCCACACGCAacatcctcctcatcagacaCTCCCAGTACAACCTTAGTGGAAACAGCGACAAGGAGAGGATCCTCACTCCTTTAG GTCGTGAGCAGGCGGAGTTGACGGGCAAGCGGTTGGCAGCATTGGGACTGAAGTATGATGTTCTGATCCACTCCAGCATGGCCAGGGCTACAGAGACCGCACATATCATCAGCAAACACCTCCCAGGT CCAGGAGTGGAGCTCTTGAGCTGCGATCTGCTGAGAGAGGGTGCACCCATCGAGCCGGTCCCACCTGTCACTCACTGGAAGCCCGACGCTGTG TACCACGAAGACGGAGCGCGCATTGAGGCAGCCTTCCGCCGCTACATCCACCGGGCTGACCCCAAGCAGAAGGAGGACAGCTACGAGATCATCGTGTGTCATGCCAATGTCATCCGTTATTTTGTCTGCAG GGCTCTGCAGTTTCCCCCAGAGGGCTGGTTACGTATGGGCTTGAACAACGGCAGCATCACGTGGCTCACCATCCGCCCGAGCGGCAGGGTGGCTCTCAGAACTCTTGGAGACGCAGGATTCATGCCCCCGGACAAGCTAACGCGGACCTGA